From the genome of Scytonema millei VB511283, one region includes:
- a CDS encoding NAD(P)/FAD-dependent oxidoreductase, translated as MTQVVIIGCGVVGAAIAYELSQVPGLQVAVLDRQLPAQAATKAALGVLMGVISHKTKGRAWQLRQASIQRYDTLIPELEALTGHHIPLNRQGILMLCLAAELGSWEKLVATRASQGLALEIWDEVKVKSYCPQINCNPSTWAIYSPQDRQVDPVSLTLALVEGAKRNGVKFFFGTQIEEYNFSSASSDAESGIGDRRIRQITISGERSHLNVDWLVVSAGLGSLPSLPTETSPQLKFDIVPVLGQAIHLKLDRPLGSPDFQPVITGNDVHIVPLNGGQPATEYWVGATVEFPAIGREIEAAPALLEAVMQQAIAFCPALATANIIKTWSGLRPRPEGRSAPIIDYLSGFSNILLATGHYRNGVLLAPATAQAIRKMILSSG; from the coding sequence ATGACTCAAGTAGTAATTATCGGGTGCGGTGTAGTGGGGGCAGCGATCGCCTACGAACTGAGCCAAGTTCCAGGGTTACAGGTTGCTGTCCTCGATCGCCAATTGCCAGCGCAAGCGGCAACAAAAGCGGCTTTGGGCGTTTTGATGGGTGTTATCAGCCATAAAACTAAGGGTAGAGCGTGGCAGTTGCGACAGGCAAGTATCCAACGCTACGACACCCTCATTCCAGAATTAGAGGCACTGACAGGGCATCATATCCCTTTGAATCGGCAGGGAATTTTGATGTTGTGCTTGGCAGCAGAACTCGGATCTTGGGAGAAACTCGTCGCGACGCGCGCCTCTCAAGGCTTGGCTTTAGAAATTTGGGATGAAGTAAAAGTCAAGTCCTATTGTCCGCAAATTAACTGCAATCCCTCGACCTGGGCAATTTACTCGCCCCAAGATCGGCAAGTCGATCCGGTGAGTTTAACTTTGGCTTTAGTTGAAGGGGCAAAACGCAATGGTGTCAAATTTTTCTTTGGAACACAGATAGAGGAATATAATTTCAGTTCGGCTTCCAGCGATGCTGAAAGTGGTATAGGCGATCGCCGCATCAGACAAATAACAATTTCTGGAGAGCGATCCCATTTGAATGTCGATTGGCTAGTGGTATCGGCTGGATTAGGATCTTTGCCATCTCTGCCAACAGAAACTTCACCTCAACTAAAATTTGATATCGTACCCGTACTAGGTCAAGCTATTCACCTCAAGCTCGATCGCCCTTTAGGTAGTCCAGATTTTCAACCCGTCATTACGGGTAACGACGTGCATATCGTTCCCTTAAATGGGGGTCAACCAGCAACGGAATATTGGGTAGGAGCAACGGTAGAATTTCCTGCCATTGGACGAGAAATCGAGGCAGCACCAGCCTTGTTAGAGGCAGTCATGCAACAGGCGATCGCTTTTTGTCCTGCTTTAGCGACAGCGAATATTATCAAAACCTGGTCTGGTTTACGTCCCCGTCCTGAAGGTCGTTCCGCCCCCATAATTGACTATCTATCAGGATTTAGCAATATTCTCTTAGCGACAGGGCACTATCGTAACGGTGTTTTACTCGCGCCCGCCACCGCACAAGCGATCCGCAAAATGATATTATCTTCTGGTTAA
- the psbQ gene encoding photosystem II protein PsbQ, whose translation MLRHRSFLSLILVILATFLIGCSSPSTATVPPTYSSAQIQQIQQYIPDIQSLRDRASREIPSLVQRKDWIDVGNFVHGPLGELRLTMNYMTRNLLPQDQSKAKQITRNFFNDLVAVDQAAQQGDAKKVLLNAREAVADIDSFLQLLPQASEG comes from the coding sequence ATGTTGCGCCATCGATCGTTCTTATCCCTAATTTTGGTAATTTTGGCAACATTTCTGATCGGCTGTAGCAGTCCCAGCACTGCCACAGTACCCCCAACTTACAGCTCGGCTCAAATTCAGCAGATCCAGCAGTACATTCCCGATATTCAAAGCTTGCGCGATCGCGCCAGCCGAGAAATTCCGTCTTTAGTACAAAGAAAAGATTGGATCGATGTCGGTAATTTCGTCCACGGACCTTTAGGAGAACTGCGATTGACCATGAACTACATGACGCGCAATCTGTTGCCACAAGATCAATCTAAAGCAAAGCAGATTACGCGAAACTTCTTTAACGACCTAGTAGCGGTCGATCAAGCAGCTCAACAAGGCGATGCGAAAAAAGTCTTGCTCAACGCCAGAGAAGCCGTAGCAGACATCGACAGCTTTCTTCAGTTGCTGCCTCAAGCTAGTGAAGGTTGA
- a CDS encoding carbonic anhydrase, whose translation MTRKNGFVGRRNLLKLVGVGGASIAATSVVSSSWGAQSAIAQPAKIEDKPQPVSPDNALKRLLEGNQRFMKEKRQTPNQSRLRLQEVAAAQYPFASILGCADSRVPAEIVFDQGLGDLFVVRLAGNVVSPTATGSLEFATSVLGSQLIIVLGHERCGAVQAALKSDLLPGRIGTFVEDIKPALNGIKAQSNDAVNDAVVANVRYQVGLLQESSSILTQLIKEGKLKIVGGRYDLDTGAVTLIA comes from the coding sequence ATGACTCGAAAAAATGGGTTTGTGGGACGACGCAATTTGCTCAAATTGGTGGGTGTAGGAGGAGCTAGCATAGCTGCTACTAGTGTTGTTAGTAGTTCGTGGGGCGCACAATCTGCTATAGCACAGCCTGCAAAAATTGAAGACAAGCCTCAGCCAGTCAGTCCAGATAATGCTCTCAAAAGATTACTGGAGGGCAACCAACGGTTTATGAAAGAGAAGCGTCAAACTCCTAATCAATCACGATTGCGCTTGCAAGAGGTTGCCGCAGCTCAATATCCTTTCGCTTCTATTTTGGGCTGTGCTGATTCGCGAGTTCCAGCAGAAATTGTTTTCGATCAGGGGCTAGGAGATTTGTTTGTCGTTCGGCTTGCTGGCAATGTTGTCAGCCCTACAGCTACAGGCAGCCTAGAATTTGCTACATCGGTTTTAGGTTCCCAATTGATTATAGTTTTAGGACACGAAAGATGTGGTGCAGTACAAGCAGCACTCAAAAGCGATCTGCTTCCTGGTAGAATTGGCACTTTTGTTGAGGATATTAAACCAGCTTTAAATGGGATTAAAGCTCAATCAAATGATGCAGTTAATGATGCTGTTGTAGCTAACGTTCGATATCAAGTTGGACTATTGCAGGAGAGTTCTTCAATACTAACTCAACTAATCAAAGAGGGGAAATTAAAAATCGTAGGTGGTCGTTATGACTTAGATACTGGTGCAGTTACCCTGATTGCTTAA
- a CDS encoding SET domain-containing protein: protein MIHPDTELRLVNEIIGYGVFATRFIPQGTITWVVDELDRKIDEACVLSLDRLQQNHIFKYSFRDRNGDYILCWDIGRYMNHSFRANCISTAYDFEIAVRDIYPDEELTDDYACFNLDEPFECFPEPGFAKTKVMPDDFLLLYPEWDRKVADAMNYFNQVEQPLKQFISSKFIDKVNAVAAGKERLDSMLNCYYQRHQKLITA, encoded by the coding sequence ATGATTCATCCAGACACAGAGCTACGTCTTGTCAATGAAATTATTGGTTACGGTGTATTTGCTACAAGATTTATTCCTCAAGGAACGATAACTTGGGTAGTCGATGAACTCGATCGAAAAATTGACGAGGCTTGTGTATTGTCCCTAGATCGACTTCAGCAAAATCACATTTTCAAATACTCTTTTCGTGACAGAAACGGTGACTACATCTTGTGTTGGGATATTGGTAGATATATGAATCACAGTTTCCGGGCTAATTGTATATCTACAGCTTATGATTTTGAAATAGCTGTTAGAGACATTTATCCTGATGAAGAACTAACCGACGACTATGCATGTTTTAATTTAGACGAACCTTTTGAATGCTTTCCAGAACCAGGGTTTGCTAAAACCAAAGTCATGCCTGACGATTTCTTGCTTTTGTATCCAGAGTGGGATAGGAAAGTTGCTGATGCAATGAACTACTTCAATCAAGTTGAACAGCCATTGAAGCAGTTTATTTCAAGTAAGTTTATCGATAAAGTGAATGCGGTTGCTGCCGGAAAAGAAAGACTTGACTCCATGCTGAATTGCTATTACCAGCGTCACCAGAAGCTCATAACTGCATAG
- a CDS encoding MFS transporter, whose protein sequence is MLQKNLKILLYSSNIWYLGEGMFAPIFGLFTQKIGGNILDISGIWAAYLVATGIFTILVGKLSDRNISKAKLMIIGYALNAIFTFCYLFASSQLSLFVVQIGLGIASALATPTWNALYAQYEDRGNAGQIWGMADGQSKVMTGLAVVLGGVIVNWLSFNALFITMGTIQVIATLYSIQLLKQQRRAATTTDKKHLLRRHQINSSN, encoded by the coding sequence ATGTTGCAAAAAAATCTCAAAATCCTACTTTATAGTAGTAATATTTGGTACTTAGGCGAAGGAATGTTTGCTCCAATTTTTGGTTTATTTACTCAAAAAATTGGAGGTAACATTCTTGATATTAGCGGAATTTGGGCTGCATATCTGGTTGCTACAGGAATTTTTACTATCCTAGTTGGAAAGCTATCAGACCGGAATATAAGCAAAGCCAAACTCATGATAATTGGCTATGCTTTAAATGCCATTTTCACATTCTGCTATCTATTCGCATCTTCTCAACTAAGTTTGTTTGTCGTTCAAATAGGGTTGGGAATTGCTTCTGCTTTAGCAACTCCTACTTGGAATGCTTTGTATGCACAATATGAAGATCGAGGAAATGCAGGGCAAATTTGGGGCATGGCTGACGGACAATCAAAAGTCATGACTGGTCTTGCTGTAGTTCTTGGGGGAGTTATTGTTAATTGGTTGTCTTTCAATGCTTTATTTATCACAATGGGAACAATTCAAGTTATTGCTACCTTGTATTCCATTCAACTGTTAAAGCAACAGAGACGTGCAGCAACAACTACTGATAAAAAGCATTTGCTAAGAAGACATCAAATAAATTCAAGCAATTGA
- a CDS encoding GH116 family glycosyl hydrolase, which produces MMNIPNCTWQRPIGLGWDKPYIVRTASNLDDGPWHGMPLGGFGAGCIGRSSRGDFNLWQVDGGEHIFQPMPACQFSVFESVFEQSASHSQAYALCTEAPEDGLQNWQWYPCRGEQNAHTGTYHALYPRSWFVYEGVFQSQLTCEQLSPIWANNYQESSYPVGVFVWTAHNPTNAPITLSIMLSWQNMTGWFTNASKSSEVKIRDDGSPVYEYKSRWGESQGNFNRLLEDSESVGCVLGRDNSEDAEEGDGQWCIATAKQPGVEVFHHTRWNPIGTGEDIWTSFAQSGALPNLQDETPAIEGEQIAGAIAIRFTLQPGETRTIPFVLTWDFPVTEFAAGVKYYRRYTDFFDRTGKNAWAIARTALQAYQTWQSQIQAWQQPILDKTDLPDWFKMALFNELYDLTSGGTLWSAATQRDPFGQFAILECIDYRWYESLDVRLYGSFALLILFPELEKAVMRAFARAIPASDNNRRLIGYYLTIGAEMPLAPRKVAGATPHDLGAPNEHVWEKTNYTAYQDCNLWKDLPSDFVLQVYRDYLLTGAADVEFLAECWEAIVQALNYLKTFDIDGDGIPENSGAPDQTFDDWKLQGVSAYCGGLWLAALEAAIAIGKILLNSVETLHVKSLQETINTYQSWLMRSRPIYQEKLWNGQYYRLDSGSGSDVVMADQLCGQFYARLLKLPDIVPQECTVSALKTIYDACFLKFHQGKFGAANGLTLNGSPENPNATHPLEVWTGINFGLAAFLLQMGMKAEALQLTETVVNQIYENGLQFRTPEAITSVGTFRASYYLRAMAIWAIYGVWFEF; this is translated from the coding sequence ATGATGAACATTCCTAACTGTACCTGGCAGCGTCCTATCGGTCTGGGCTGGGACAAGCCCTATATTGTCCGTACCGCAAGTAATTTAGATGATGGTCCCTGGCACGGTATGCCTTTAGGAGGCTTTGGTGCGGGTTGTATCGGTCGGTCTTCTAGGGGTGATTTTAACTTGTGGCAGGTGGACGGCGGCGAGCATATTTTTCAGCCGATGCCTGCTTGTCAGTTTAGCGTGTTTGAAAGCGTGTTTGAACAGAGTGCATCTCACTCTCAGGCTTACGCTTTGTGTACGGAAGCACCTGAAGATGGATTGCAGAATTGGCAGTGGTATCCATGTAGGGGCGAACAAAACGCCCACACAGGCACGTATCATGCGTTGTATCCTCGTAGCTGGTTTGTGTATGAGGGTGTGTTTCAATCTCAGTTAACCTGCGAACAGTTGTCGCCAATTTGGGCAAATAACTATCAAGAAAGCAGCTATCCAGTGGGTGTATTTGTCTGGACTGCCCATAATCCTACTAATGCCCCTATAACTCTGAGTATTATGCTGTCCTGGCAGAATATGACGGGGTGGTTTACCAATGCTAGTAAATCTTCTGAAGTAAAAATTAGAGATGATGGTAGCCCAGTGTATGAATATAAATCGCGCTGGGGAGAAAGTCAGGGAAATTTTAATCGGTTGCTGGAAGATTCCGAGTCTGTCGGATGCGTATTAGGGCGAGATAATAGCGAGGATGCAGAAGAAGGGGACGGACAGTGGTGCATTGCTACAGCAAAACAGCCTGGTGTAGAAGTCTTTCATCACACCCGTTGGAATCCCATCGGTACGGGGGAAGACATATGGACAAGTTTTGCCCAATCAGGTGCTTTACCTAACTTACAAGATGAGACACCAGCTATAGAGGGAGAACAAATTGCAGGTGCGATCGCAATTCGTTTTACACTGCAACCAGGAGAAACTCGTACGATTCCCTTTGTCTTAACTTGGGATTTTCCCGTTACAGAATTTGCTGCTGGGGTCAAATATTATCGTCGCTATACAGATTTTTTCGATCGCACGGGTAAAAATGCTTGGGCGATCGCGCGTACAGCTTTACAAGCATATCAAACTTGGCAATCTCAAATTCAAGCTTGGCAGCAACCAATTCTAGACAAAACCGATCTGCCCGATTGGTTCAAAATGGCATTGTTTAACGAACTCTACGATCTTACCAGTGGCGGGACGCTGTGGAGTGCGGCGACTCAACGCGATCCTTTCGGTCAGTTTGCCATCTTAGAATGTATTGATTATCGCTGGTACGAAAGCCTTGACGTGCGGCTTTACGGTTCGTTTGCTCTATTAATATTATTTCCAGAGTTAGAAAAGGCTGTGATGCGTGCTTTTGCACGGGCGATTCCTGCTAGCGACAACAATCGTCGTCTGATTGGATATTACCTGACCATCGGGGCAGAAATGCCCCTCGCACCGCGTAAAGTTGCTGGTGCAACACCTCACGATTTAGGCGCACCCAACGAACACGTCTGGGAAAAAACAAATTACACGGCATATCAAGATTGCAATTTGTGGAAGGATTTACCCAGCGATTTTGTTTTGCAAGTGTACCGAGATTATTTACTGACAGGGGCAGCTGATGTAGAGTTTTTAGCAGAGTGTTGGGAGGCGATCGTTCAAGCTCTCAACTACTTGAAAACTTTCGATATAGATGGCGATGGAATTCCTGAAAATTCTGGTGCGCCAGATCAAACTTTTGATGATTGGAAGTTGCAAGGAGTCAGTGCTTATTGTGGCGGATTGTGGTTGGCGGCTTTAGAAGCGGCGATCGCCATTGGTAAAATTTTACTCAATTCTGTAGAGACATTACATGTAAAGTCTCTACAAGAGACAATAAATACATATCAATCTTGGTTGATGCGATCGCGTCCAATCTACCAAGAAAAACTTTGGAACGGACAATATTATCGCTTAGATAGCGGTAGCGGTTCTGATGTCGTGATGGCAGATCAACTCTGCGGACAATTTTACGCCCGTTTATTAAAATTACCTGACATTGTGCCGCAAGAATGTACTGTGTCTGCACTCAAAACTATATACGATGCTTGCTTCTTGAAATTTCATCAGGGAAAATTTGGGGCAGCGAATGGTTTAACCCTGAATGGTTCTCCTGAAAATCCTAATGCTACCCATCCATTAGAAGTATGGACGGGAATTAATTTCGGATTGGCGGCTTTTCTCTTGCAAATGGGAATGAAAGCTGAGGCACTGCAATTAACAGAAACAGTTGTCAATCAAATCTATGAAAATGGTTTGCAGTTCCGTACTCCAGAAGCAATTACATCTGTTGGTACTTTTCGGGCTAGCTATTATTTGCGGGCAATGGCAATTTGGGCAATTTATGGCGTGTGGTTTGAGTTTTAG
- a CDS encoding molybdopterin-dependent oxidoreductase, with protein sequence MNQIQIPQQKLLRRHFLKLSGLSSVSLLLGGCGTPLFEDIVGKVSEPLNQKVETLIFNPEKLAPEFPISEIEPEALIVNSFNFTPKIDSTKFRLVVDGTVNKFLSLSMTEIQQMPLASMVIRHVCVEGWAAIVQWGGVRLRDIINLAQPKPEAKYVYFKSADGYYESWDLASCMHPQTLMAYQKNGQPLPIDNGAPLRLASPIKLGYKQSKWVTNIILSDRLLPVKGYWEDQGYEWYAGL encoded by the coding sequence ATGAATCAGATTCAAATCCCCCAACAGAAACTACTACGTCGTCACTTTTTAAAACTTTCTGGGCTTTCCAGCGTCAGTTTATTATTAGGTGGATGTGGCACGCCTTTATTTGAAGATATAGTCGGTAAAGTTTCCGAACCATTGAACCAAAAAGTTGAAACTTTAATTTTTAATCCTGAAAAACTCGCACCGGAATTTCCAATTAGCGAGATTGAACCAGAAGCATTAATTGTTAACTCATTTAACTTTACGCCAAAAATCGATTCAACCAAATTTCGTCTGGTTGTCGATGGTACAGTTAATAAATTCCTCAGCCTCAGCATGACAGAAATTCAGCAAATGCCCCTCGCCTCAATGGTGATTCGTCACGTCTGCGTGGAAGGATGGGCAGCGATCGTGCAGTGGGGTGGAGTTCGATTGCGAGATATTATTAATCTTGCCCAACCTAAACCCGAGGCAAAATACGTTTATTTTAAATCCGCTGATGGCTACTACGAAAGCTGGGATTTAGCTTCGTGTATGCACCCACAAACGTTGATGGCATATCAGAAAAACGGGCAACCTTTACCGATAGATAACGGTGCGCCTTTACGTCTCGCCTCGCCAATCAAACTAGGTTACAAGCAAAGTAAATGGGTCACCAATATTATCCTTAGCGATCGCCTCCTACCTGTCAAAGGCTACTGGGAAGACCAAGGCTACGAATGGTACGCCGGATTATAG
- a CDS encoding cytochrome b/b6 domain-containing protein yields the protein MKSLSRLPRQAIAAKIFHWVNIVSLFIMLTSGLQIYNANPVFGGRAGWHIPPIFTLGGWLAGGRHWHFAAMWLFSLNLVFYGVYILVTRRWKHRFVSDKDIKALKLSQNQKRRAYAWHRIAYTAIVPILLLAIFSGLGMYKPAQFSWIVDCFGDWQALRIVHFTTVPIVIIFATIHALLGRKVGGDRLLESMFW from the coding sequence ATGAAATCTCTGTCTCGACTTCCCAGGCAAGCTATTGCAGCAAAAATTTTTCATTGGGTAAACATCGTTAGCTTGTTTATCATGCTGACCAGCGGACTGCAAATCTACAATGCTAACCCCGTATTTGGTGGGCGCGCTGGCTGGCATATTCCACCAATTTTTACTCTTGGAGGATGGCTGGCTGGTGGTAGACACTGGCACTTTGCGGCAATGTGGCTGTTTTCGCTTAACTTGGTTTTTTACGGTGTTTACATCCTCGTTACTCGGCGTTGGAAGCATCGATTTGTCAGCGATAAAGACATCAAAGCATTGAAATTGAGTCAAAACCAAAAGCGTCGTGCTTATGCATGGCATCGGATCGCTTATACGGCGATCGTTCCCATTTTATTACTTGCTATATTTAGCGGTCTGGGAATGTACAAACCCGCTCAATTTTCCTGGATTGTCGATTGTTTTGGCGATTGGCAAGCGTTGCGCATCGTTCACTTTACTACAGTACCAATCGTGATTATCTTTGCCACAATTCACGCCTTACTAGGACGAAAAGTCGGTGGCGATCGCCTTTTAGAATCGATGTTTTGGTAA